A stretch of the uncultured Trichococcus sp. genome encodes the following:
- a CDS encoding ATP-binding cassette domain-containing protein, which translates to MNIIVVKGLKYRYPDTTKLALDGISFSVEEGEFIGLIGRNTAGKSTLCYALSGLVPHFFKGAYGGSVMIAGLDVRTTDVSEVTAAAGLVFENPFSQITGSRFTVYEEIAFGLENMGLPRDEIIKRIEESLDLLDIRKVKDKNPFDLSGGQMQRVAIAGVVAMKPKVLILDEPTSQLDPQGSEEVFKVVENLTKEGITIIMAEQKMEKIAQYADRVLLLDDAKLIAYDTPEAVFSREDLASLGVQPPAVTAIARHLNRRKANGYYPVDLDELKGLLAEEGVPHE; encoded by the coding sequence ATGAATATCATAGTAGTGAAGGGTCTGAAATATCGCTATCCAGACACGACCAAATTGGCGTTGGACGGCATCAGCTTTTCGGTCGAAGAGGGTGAATTCATTGGTCTGATCGGAAGGAACACCGCCGGGAAATCGACCTTGTGCTATGCACTCAGTGGTTTGGTGCCGCACTTTTTCAAAGGGGCCTACGGCGGATCGGTAATGATAGCCGGTTTGGATGTGCGCACGACGGATGTGAGTGAAGTCACTGCAGCAGCCGGGTTGGTGTTCGAAAATCCGTTTTCCCAGATCACCGGCTCACGTTTTACGGTATATGAAGAAATCGCTTTTGGTCTGGAGAACATGGGACTGCCGCGCGACGAAATCATCAAGCGGATCGAAGAGAGTTTGGACTTGCTGGACATCCGCAAAGTGAAGGACAAGAACCCATTCGATCTTTCCGGCGGGCAAATGCAGCGGGTTGCGATCGCCGGCGTGGTCGCGATGAAGCCGAAAGTGCTGATTTTGGATGAACCCACTTCCCAACTGGATCCGCAAGGGTCGGAAGAGGTCTTTAAGGTTGTGGAGAACCTTACGAAAGAAGGCATCACAATCATCATGGCCGAGCAGAAGATGGAAAAAATCGCGCAGTATGCCGACCGGGTCCTGCTTTTGGATGACGCAAAATTGATTGCGTATGATACGCCCGAAGCCGTTTTTTCACGCGAAGACTTAGCGTCGCTGGGAGTGCAGCCGCCAGCCGTGACCGCGATCGCCCGCCATCTGAACAGGCGGAAGGCCAATGGGTATTACCCTGTGGACTTGGATGAGCTGAAAGGCTTGCTTGCGGAAGAAGGTGTCCCTCATGAATAA
- a CDS encoding ABC transporter ATP-binding protein → MNKLEIEKLHFAYDKATPVIKGIDLVLGGRKTAIIGQNGSGKTTFVKLLKGLLRPDSGRILLDGTDLKTLTVAQIAKKIGLVFQNPDDQIFKNTVLDEVMVGPLNIGQSMGEAKASSRAALAQVELVDVEKVNPYDLNLAQRKMVALASVLAMDTPIVIFDEPTMGQDVAGKAIIKKVIEDLQAEGKAVLCILHDMDFAAAVFERVVVFSQGQLLLEGDAREVFGKKDLLQQAHLDQPQAVKIAQALGLPGNLLTVEEVELALEKR, encoded by the coding sequence ATGAATAAACTGGAAATAGAAAAGCTGCATTTTGCCTACGATAAAGCGACACCCGTCATAAAGGGCATCGATTTGGTGCTGGGTGGCCGGAAAACGGCCATCATCGGACAGAACGGATCGGGGAAAACGACCTTCGTGAAACTGCTGAAGGGACTCTTGCGCCCTGATTCCGGCAGGATTCTGCTGGACGGGACCGATTTAAAAACTTTGACGGTTGCCCAGATCGCCAAGAAAATCGGGCTGGTTTTTCAGAATCCCGATGATCAGATTTTCAAGAACACCGTTTTGGATGAGGTCATGGTAGGTCCATTGAACATCGGACAGTCTATGGGTGAAGCAAAGGCCAGTTCCCGCGCGGCTTTGGCGCAAGTAGAGCTCGTTGATGTCGAGAAGGTGAATCCGTACGACCTCAACTTGGCGCAACGAAAGATGGTGGCCTTGGCTTCGGTTTTGGCGATGGATACGCCCATCGTCATTTTCGATGAACCTACGATGGGGCAGGACGTAGCGGGAAAAGCGATCATCAAAAAAGTGATCGAAGATCTTCAGGCGGAAGGGAAAGCCGTGCTCTGCATTCTGCATGACATGGACTTTGCGGCTGCCGTTTTTGAACGTGTCGTCGTCTTCAGTCAAGGACAACTGTTGCTCGAAGGCGATGCAAGGGAAGTCTTCGGTAAAAAGGACCTTCTGCAGCAAGCCCATCTGGATCAGCCCCAAGCCGTGAAGATTGCGCAGGCTTTGGGGCTACCAGGGAACCTGCTGACTGTGGAAGAAGTGGAACTTGCTTTGGAGAAACGCTGA